The sequence CACCGACGAGCCCGCCGGGGACATGCCGATCTTTTTGCCCTTCAGTTGGGAAAGCTGGGTGATGGGAGAATCGCTCGGCACCACAAACTGCACGTCGGCGGGCTGGGTGGCGGCAAAGATTTTTACCGGCACCCCCTCGGCGGCGGTGCTGAGGATGCCGGCCAGCGGCGCGCCGAACGCCAGATCGATGGAGCCGGAAGCCAGCGCTTTTACCGGCGCGTTGACGTCCGGGAAGTGGATAAACTCGGCGTCGATGCCGTGACGGGCGAGAAAATCGGTGCTTTCCAGCACCGCGCCATAGCCGAGGCTGACGCCGCTGGTCCAGTAGCCGATGCGGACTTTTTCCGCCGCAGCGAGATTTTGGGCAAACAGCGCCCCGGCGACCATCAGGGCCGCTGCAATGATATTTTTCATGGCGTTATTCCTGTGTGAGTTGTTTCCAGCGGAACAGACGGCGTTCCAGCGGTTTCAGAATGCCGCTCTCAAGCAGCAGCATGAGCGCGACCAACAGCACCGTCCAGGCGAACACCTGATCGGTTTGCACCAGATCGCCGGCCTGCCGCAGGCGATAGCCGATGCCGTTTGACGACCCCAGCGTTTCGGCCACCAGCGATACGCGCCAGCCGAAGCCGAAAGCCAGACGGGCGCCGGAGAAGAAATAGGGCAGAATGGTGGGCAGGTAGATTTTCAGCAGCGTCTGCCAGCGGTTCATGCGGAAACTGCGCGCCAGCTCGACGTACTGGGATTCCACCGTCTGCGCCCCTTGCCAGACGTTGGTCAGGATCAGCGGCATGGCGGTCATAAACACCACGAACACCGTGGTGGCGTTGGAGATGCCGAACCAGATGATGGCGAAGATGGCCCAGATGGCCGACGACACGCTGTTAAACACCGCCAGCAGCGGTTCGAAGAACTGCGCCAGACGACGGCTGGCCCCCAGCGCCAGCCCCAGCGGGGTGCCGACCAGGGTGGCGAAGGCGAAGCCCATCGCCACGCGGGAGAGGGTAACGCCGATGTCGTTGAGCAGCGTGCCGTTATGCCACAGCAGTTGCAGCGCCAGCCAGGTTTTTTGCGGGCCGGGCAGGATAAAGGCCGGCATCTGCAGGGCCGCCAGCCACCAGATAAGCAGAAACAGCAGCAACAGGGACAGGCGTTGCAAGAGCAGCGTCGACAGCGAACGGGCACGGGACATATCAGATCTCCAGGCGCAGCAGGCGTATCTGCTCGCTGACCGCCCGGCTGGTGGGCAGGCGAGGGCGCGGCAGCTCAATGGTTTGAATATGGTGGATATGTCCCGGATGGGGTTTGAATATCACCACCCGGTCGGCCAGCACCACCGCCTCTTCCACATCGTGGGTGACCAGCACGATCGACATCCCGGTCAGGCGCTGGATGCGCAGGATTTCGTTATGCATCACGCTGCGGGTTTGCGCATCGAGCTTGGAAAACGGCTCATCCATCAGCAGAATTTCCGGCTCCGTGACCAGACTGCGCGCCAGCGCCACCCGGCTGCGCATTCCGCCGGAGAGCTGGTGTGGCCAGTAGCGGGTAAAATCGGTCAGCCCGACCAGATGCAGCGCGTCCGCCACCCGCCGGCGCCGCTCGGTCTGGCTGAGGGGCAGATTCTCCAGCCCGAAATTGACGTTCTGTTGTACGCTGCGCCACGGCAGCAAGCGATCTTCCTGAAACAGATAGCCAATGCGCTGCCAGTGGCGGAAGTGCGCGGCGTCGGCGCCCTGAATGGTCAGCGATCCGCTGTCGGCGCTCAGCAGGCCGGACAAAATATTCAGCAGCGTGCTTTTACCGCAGCCGGAAGGGCCGAGCAGCGCCAGGATCTCGCCCGGATTAAGGGTTAAATCAACGTCGCGCAGCACCTGCAGCGCGCCGAACGCTTTGCTGATGCCGGTCGCCCGGATCAGCGGCGCGGCGGCGGGTGCTGGCGCCGTCTCCTGCAACAGCGCGCTCATTGCTGCAGCCTCCGTTCCAGAATGGGCAGCACGGCGCCGTCCCGGCTCAGGGTGGCGTAAACCTTTTCCAGCGTCATCGCCTGGAAGGTTTCGATATGGCGGCGGGCAATCAGCTCGACCCGCTTGCCGTCGCCCTGACTGAACGCCTCGATCATGGCGTTGTGGTCGTGCTTGATTTCCGGCTTGGTTCCCTGCACGTTAAAGCCCAGCGCCACCAGACGCGACATTTCGTCCATCAGGCTGGAGAGCGTGCGGATCAGATGGTTGTTGCCGGAAGCCTGGGCGATGGTGAGATGAAAGCGCTTATTGGCGTTCATAAACACGTTGATCTGTTGCGACAGCGGCGCGCGGATCTCTTCCCGGCAGGCGGCCTCCAGCCGGCGCAGTAAATCAATGTCCACGCGGCCCACCGCCAGCCGGGCGGCCAGCGGTTCAAGCTGGGCGCGGATGGTGAAAATCTCTTCCACGTCCTGCACGGTGACCGGCGCGATCTGATACCCCTTGCGCGGGCGCGACCGCAGCAGATTTTCATGGCACAGACGGGCCAGCGCCACGCGGCAACTGCTTTTGCCAATCTCATAACGTTCCATCAGCGCCTGTTCGGTGATCATGGCGCCGGGAAGCAGCCGGCAGCACAGTACATCGTGACGAATACGCAGCCAGGCGGTATCGCCCTGCGACAAGGCGGCATTTTTTTCGGATGAAATCGTAGCCATCTGGAAATCCTTAATACGTGCTGTGAGCAGCTCACAGGAGGAGACTAGGATGCTTAACTGCAGGCAGTTTATGAAGCAGGCTAATAATTAGCCAATATGAAATTTGGCTTTGGATATGAGGAAAAAACATCAACTGAGCTGCTTACTGCAGGGAAAACCCATGAGGGGATTGGCAGAGGGAAGCGGTCGCCGAAGGTAAACCGTGATGGAGAACGGGGGCGACCGGCGAGAGTCAGACTAACGCGGCCAATGCTTTTTCAATGGCGGCGTAAAGTAATTGGCGGTCGTGGCGGTAGGGGATATCGGCGGCTTCCAGCGGCTGTTGAATCAGCATGCGGCCGGACGGCGCGGCGGCCGGGCCGGGAGGTTGGATCACCACGTCAATCCGCCGCCCGCCCAGGTGTTTCTCCATCATCTCCAGCTTCTGCGACAGCGTCATGCCGGCGGCGGACGGGCTGAGCTCGCGGCCGAGATTGTCGATATAGATAATGGGGGCGGCGGTGTCGCGCAGAGCGCGGCTGAGATCGTCGATCAGCAGCGGCGGCATCAGGCTGGTCAGAAAGCTGCCGGGACCAATCAGGATCAGGTTGGCATCGGCCACGGCCTCCAGCGCTTCATTAGGGGCGGAGACCGGAGGATAGAGCGTCAGATCCTGCGGCAACGCGGCGAGCTGATCGATATCCACTTCGCCGTATACCGGGTTGCCCTGTTCATCAATGGCCATCAAATCAACCGGCTGCTCGGACATGGGGATTAAAAAAGCGTCGACTTTTAGCAGATCGCGCAGCAGGTTGATGGCCTCTAACGGGCGAACGCTCAGATGGTCGAGCGCTTTCAGCATCAGATTACCCAGATTATGGCCCGCCAGTTCGCCGCTGCCGTTGAAACGGTACTCAAACATGGCGGAGGCGACGCTCGGGGTGGTAATCAGCTGATTCAGGCAGTTACGGGTATCCCCCCAGGCGATCCCGCCCTCCGCGCGGCGTATTCTTCCCGTCGAGCCGCCGTTATCGGTGGTGGTGACGATGCCGGTCAGGCGCGAGCCGAGGGAGGAGAGTGAAGACATTACCCGACCCAGGCCGTGCCCGCCCCCCAGGGCGACGACCCGATCGACATCGGCCAACGTACGAATGCGCATAATAACCCTTATTGCTGAACTGAGGCGGTAACTGCCGCCGGTAAGGTAGCCGATTTCGCTATAAAAGGCGAAAAATCATCGTGCTGCTGTGAGCTGAGACAATGTCCGCCGCTGATTTTCCACTTATGCTATGCAGGATAAAGTATTGAAAATCCGTTATATATTAAATTATACATCGTTTTTTTAAGTGACTATGCGCCGCCATTGGCGGTAAGCTTTTGATGAAATTCATGGTTCCGCGTCCGCCTTGTCTGACCCTGTTAGTCAAATAATAGACCGGAATCAAACTCCTAGCCCTGGCGCCTAAGTGATGCGTATACGACGCATGATATGGCGCCCCGGCCGTGGCCGGAACGGTCACCAGGGTGCGAGGTAGAAATGCCTGCATCTCCCGTATTTGGAAAGGTGTTTATGGCGAGTCAACTGACCGATGCGTTTGCGCGCAAGTTTTACTATTTGCGCCTGTCTGTAACCGATGTCTGCAACTTTCGTTGCACCTACTGTCTGCCGAACGGCTATAAGCCCGATGGCGCCAACCCGCACCGTTTTCTCTCCCTCGACGAGATCCGCCGCGTCAGCCGCGCGTTCGCCGAATCAGGCACGGAAAAAGTCCGTATCACCGGCGGGGAACCCTCGCTGCGCCGCGATTTCGTCGATATTATCGCCGCCATCCGGGAAAACCCGGCGATCCGCACGCTGGCCGTCACCACCAACGGCTACCGCCTGGCCCGCGACGTGGCCCGCTGGCGCGAAGCCGGTCTGACGGCGCTGAACGTCAGCGTGGACAGCCTCGACGCCCGCCAGTTCCACGCCATTACCGGGCAGGATAAATTCCGTCAGGTGATGGACGGCATCGACGCGGCGTTCGCCTGCGGTTTCGCCAAAGTAAAGGTCAATACCGTGCTGATGCGCGACGTCAACGACGGCAGCCTGCAAACCTTTCTTGAGTGGATCAGAGCGCGTCCGATTCAGCTGCGCTTTATTGAACTGATGGAAACCGGCGACGGCGGCGCGCTGTTTCGCCGCCACCATATTTCCGGCGAGGTTATCCGCAGGCGGCTGCTGCGGCAGGGGTGGTTCGAACAGGCGCGCGGGCGCAGCGATGGTCCGGCGCGGGTATTCAGCCACCCCGATTATCAGGGGGAGATCGGGCTGATTATGCCCTACGAGAAAGATTTCTGCCTGAGCTGCAACCGCCTGCGCGTTTCCGCCATCGGCAATCTGCATCTTTGCCTGTTCGGCGATCAGGG comes from Brenneria nigrifluens DSM 30175 = ATCC 13028 and encodes:
- a CDS encoding ABC transporter permease, encoding MSRARSLSTLLLQRLSLLLLFLLIWWLAALQMPAFILPGPQKTWLALQLLWHNGTLLNDIGVTLSRVAMGFAFATLVGTPLGLALGASRRLAQFFEPLLAVFNSVSSAIWAIFAIIWFGISNATTVFVVFMTAMPLILTNVWQGAQTVESQYVELARSFRMNRWQTLLKIYLPTILPYFFSGARLAFGFGWRVSLVAETLGSSNGIGYRLRQAGDLVQTDQVFAWTVLLVALMLLLESGILKPLERRLFRWKQLTQE
- a CDS encoding ABC transporter ATP-binding protein, translating into MSALLQETAPAPAAAPLIRATGISKAFGALQVLRDVDLTLNPGEILALLGPSGCGKSTLLNILSGLLSADSGSLTIQGADAAHFRHWQRIGYLFQEDRLLPWRSVQQNVNFGLENLPLSQTERRRRVADALHLVGLTDFTRYWPHQLSGGMRSRVALARSLVTEPEILLMDEPFSKLDAQTRSVMHNEILRIQRLTGMSIVLVTHDVEEAVVLADRVVIFKPHPGHIHHIQTIELPRPRLPTSRAVSEQIRLLRLEI
- a CDS encoding GntR family transcriptional regulator translates to MATISSEKNAALSQGDTAWLRIRHDVLCCRLLPGAMITEQALMERYEIGKSSCRVALARLCHENLLRSRPRKGYQIAPVTVQDVEEIFTIRAQLEPLAARLAVGRVDIDLLRRLEAACREEIRAPLSQQINVFMNANKRFHLTIAQASGNNHLIRTLSSLMDEMSRLVALGFNVQGTKPEIKHDHNAMIEAFSQGDGKRVELIARRHIETFQAMTLEKVYATLSRDGAVLPILERRLQQ
- a CDS encoding gluconeogenesis factor YvcK family protein — translated: MRIRTLADVDRVVALGGGHGLGRVMSSLSSLGSRLTGIVTTTDNGGSTGRIRRAEGGIAWGDTRNCLNQLITTPSVASAMFEYRFNGSGELAGHNLGNLMLKALDHLSVRPLEAINLLRDLLKVDAFLIPMSEQPVDLMAIDEQGNPVYGEVDIDQLAALPQDLTLYPPVSAPNEALEAVADANLILIGPGSFLTSLMPPLLIDDLSRALRDTAAPIIYIDNLGRELSPSAAGMTLSQKLEMMEKHLGGRRIDVVIQPPGPAAAPSGRMLIQQPLEAADIPYRHDRQLLYAAIEKALAALV
- the moaA gene encoding GTP 3',8-cyclase MoaA gives rise to the protein MASQLTDAFARKFYYLRLSVTDVCNFRCTYCLPNGYKPDGANPHRFLSLDEIRRVSRAFAESGTEKVRITGGEPSLRRDFVDIIAAIRENPAIRTLAVTTNGYRLARDVARWREAGLTALNVSVDSLDARQFHAITGQDKFRQVMDGIDAAFACGFAKVKVNTVLMRDVNDGSLQTFLEWIRARPIQLRFIELMETGDGGALFRRHHISGEVIRRRLLRQGWFEQARGRSDGPARVFSHPDYQGEIGLIMPYEKDFCLSCNRLRVSAIGNLHLCLFGDQGIPLRDLLADDQQIAALKMRISGGLATKKQSHFLHQGNSGITQNLSFIGG